One stretch of Pseudomonas fluorescens Q2-87 DNA includes these proteins:
- a CDS encoding helix-turn-helix transcriptional regulator: MRPCVGTQHRENTIDAFVIRARQPHTLRRVSIFATTLCRVRQGQKLLQWDDRAMRAGSQHLILMPAGRELGISNFPGRQGHYIADAVTFPGSVLRDFSARYGQQIMSCNQAPTSDLCVPLDRHITQAWDQLLAAINAQAPHALRTHYAQAVLLSLGLGGFAGPLLMDRNDSLRERVQRLVMSGPEKDWTVASVAQQLNLGESTLRRQLANEGDNFRNILEGVRLAMALQWLQTTSRPIGEIAGASGYASASRFAVRFRSHYGLSPRDLRATI; encoded by the coding sequence ATGCGCCCATGTGTCGGCACACAGCACCGGGAAAACACGATCGATGCGTTTGTCATCCGGGCGCGACAGCCCCATACCTTGCGGCGGGTATCGATATTCGCCACCACTTTGTGCCGCGTGCGCCAGGGACAAAAGCTGCTGCAATGGGATGATCGAGCGATGCGCGCCGGGTCGCAACATCTGATCCTGATGCCGGCCGGACGTGAGCTCGGTATTTCCAACTTCCCGGGTCGCCAGGGTCATTACATTGCCGATGCAGTGACCTTTCCCGGTTCGGTGTTGCGTGACTTCAGCGCCCGGTATGGCCAGCAGATCATGAGCTGCAACCAGGCTCCGACATCCGATCTATGTGTCCCCTTGGACAGGCATATCACCCAAGCGTGGGACCAGTTGTTGGCCGCCATTAATGCACAGGCTCCCCACGCTTTACGCACGCATTATGCGCAGGCGGTTCTATTGAGCCTGGGCCTTGGCGGCTTCGCCGGGCCGCTGCTGATGGATCGCAACGATTCACTGCGCGAGCGGGTGCAGCGACTGGTCATGAGTGGCCCGGAGAAAGACTGGACAGTTGCCAGCGTCGCACAGCAATTGAACCTCGGTGAGTCGACGCTGCGCCGGCAATTGGCCAATGAAGGGGACAATTTCAGGAACATCCTGGAAGGCGTTCGGCTGGCAATGGCGCTGCAATGGCTGCAAACCACTTCTCGACCCATCGGTGAGATTGCCGGCGCCAGCGGTTATGCATCGGCCTCACGTTTTGCCGTGCGCTTTCGCTCTCATTACGGCCTGTCGCCCCGGGATTTGCGAGCGACAATCTAA
- a CDS encoding alpha/beta hydrolase family protein: MFRYFPTNYVWNLSVDLAIEMGARIGEIEEMCAPLQEAAKQPDAAGSKAFRETWARMADKLCGLAEEDETKGRRLSAGEKYNRAATYYLSCERLQAHGAPGRAELYQRFLKTFQRGIELSQENCERVEIPYEGKHISGLLVRAEGVTGPAPILVQVNGLDSTKEMKYRVGLPAWLAKRGVSSLIIDQPGTGEALRLHHLTARFDSEHWASRVVDWLQTRSDIDGKRIGLEGVSLGGYYCPRAVAFEPRFACGVVWGANHDWRDVQKRRMEKEGSFPVPHYWSHVAWVWGAKDTDEFMAIAENVHLDGILDRIKVPFLVTHGEKDSQIPLKWAQRTYEQLINSPKRELKIFTEREGGVQHSSFDNSINAGQYIADWVAEVLGGRTA; this comes from the coding sequence ATGTTCCGCTACTTCCCAACTAACTACGTTTGGAATCTTTCCGTCGACCTCGCCATCGAGATGGGTGCCCGCATCGGCGAAATCGAAGAAATGTGCGCGCCGCTCCAAGAGGCCGCCAAGCAGCCCGACGCCGCTGGCAGCAAAGCCTTCCGTGAAACCTGGGCGAGAATGGCTGACAAGCTTTGCGGTTTGGCTGAGGAAGACGAAACCAAAGGCCGACGGTTATCGGCCGGGGAAAAATACAACCGCGCCGCCACCTACTACTTGAGCTGCGAACGCCTGCAAGCCCATGGTGCGCCTGGCCGCGCAGAGTTATACCAGCGCTTTCTAAAGACCTTCCAACGCGGTATCGAACTGTCGCAAGAGAACTGCGAACGAGTTGAAATCCCCTACGAGGGCAAGCACATTTCAGGTCTGCTGGTCCGTGCCGAAGGCGTCACTGGCCCGGCGCCGATTCTGGTGCAGGTCAACGGATTGGACTCCACCAAAGAAATGAAATACCGCGTCGGCCTGCCCGCCTGGCTGGCGAAACGTGGCGTGTCGTCGCTGATCATCGACCAGCCCGGTACCGGCGAAGCACTGCGCCTGCATCACCTGACCGCCCGTTTCGACAGTGAGCATTGGGCCAGCCGCGTGGTGGACTGGTTGCAAACCCGCAGTGATATCGATGGCAAGCGCATCGGCCTGGAAGGTGTATCGCTCGGCGGCTATTACTGCCCTCGCGCAGTCGCTTTCGAACCGCGCTTCGCTTGTGGGGTGGTATGGGGTGCCAACCACGACTGGCGCGATGTGCAGAAACGCCGCATGGAAAAAGAAGGCAGCTTCCCGGTTCCCCATTACTGGTCGCATGTGGCCTGGGTATGGGGCGCCAAAGACACCGATGAGTTCATGGCCATCGCCGAGAATGTCCACTTGGACGGCATATTGGATCGCATCAAGGTGCCCTTCCTCGTCACCCACGGTGAAAAGGACTCGCAGATCCCGTTGAAGTGGGCACAGCGCACCTACGAACAATTGATCAACAGCCCTAAGCGCGAGCTGAAAATATTCACCGAGCGGGAAGGAGGCGTGCAGCATTCGAGCTTCGACAACAGCATCAACGCCGGCCAGTACATTGCCGACTGGGTCGCAGAAGTGCTCGGCGGTCGTACCGCATGA
- a CDS encoding methyl-accepting chemotaxis protein, producing the protein MARSLAEVTQSNSRGVEQQRQETELAATAMQQMAATAQEVARNAGEASEAVAHADEQAREGDELVRLAGGKIDHLAVEMSGCAQAMQSLLVESAAIGGVLDVIKAVAAQTNLLALNAAIEAARAGEHGRGFAVVADEVRGLARRTQRSTTEIEGLIARLRGVAEHAAERLQGSHVLSDETVVLAAQASQALARITRAVSRIEQMNQQIAAAAEQQSVVAEQVSQSMTRVREVAEGSARESLQLQVSTADLQQIGGELNAAVGHFRT; encoded by the coding sequence ATGGCCCGCAGCCTGGCCGAGGTGACCCAGAGCAATAGCCGTGGTGTCGAGCAGCAGCGCCAGGAAACCGAATTGGCAGCCACTGCCATGCAACAGATGGCTGCCACGGCGCAGGAAGTCGCCCGCAACGCGGGTGAGGCCAGCGAAGCGGTGGCCCACGCCGACGAACAGGCCCGTGAGGGCGATGAGCTGGTACGTCTGGCGGGTGGCAAGATCGATCATTTGGCAGTGGAGATGAGTGGTTGCGCACAAGCCATGCAATCCCTGTTGGTGGAGAGCGCAGCGATTGGCGGGGTGCTCGATGTCATCAAGGCGGTGGCCGCGCAGACCAACCTGCTGGCGCTCAACGCTGCCATCGAGGCTGCGCGTGCTGGTGAGCATGGTCGCGGTTTCGCCGTGGTCGCTGATGAAGTGCGTGGGCTGGCTCGGCGCACTCAGCGTTCAACCACGGAAATCGAAGGGCTGATCGCTCGTCTGCGAGGTGTTGCCGAGCACGCCGCCGAGCGCTTGCAAGGCAGCCACGTGCTGAGCGATGAGACGGTGGTGCTTGCCGCCCAGGCCTCCCAGGCGCTGGCGCGAATCACTCGGGCGGTGTCGCGCATCGAGCAGATGAACCAGCAGATTGCCGCCGCTGCCGAGCAGCAGAGCGTTGTGGCCGAGCAAGTCAGTCAGAGCATGACGCGGGTGCGCGAAGTGGCCGAGGGCAGCGCAAGGGAAAGCCTGCAGCTGCAAGTCTCAACGGCCGATTTGCAACAGATTGGCGGCGAGTTGAATGCGGCCGTCGGGCACTTTCGCACTTGA
- a CDS encoding LysR family transcriptional regulator, with the protein MRFNHLDLNLLVALDVLLEEQNITRAAERLHMTQSATSGVLGRLRAYFEDELLAQVGRKMQPTPYARELAAPVREILLTIQSSITAKPVFDPATSKRHFRLITSDYLISVLFARVIQKIYLEAPHITFELLGPGDTSTELLMRGEADMMIVPERYLIDGHPSQLLFEEEHVCVVWDGNTQVGDSITLDQYIEMGHVSVIFGRNRQLSVEEWLMSQYGFTRRMEVVTHDFNTLPQLIVGTQRVATMLQRMAELYANYLPLRILQPPVKIPVMREFMLWHRTMDGDPMHRWLRAKISQIINELEQ; encoded by the coding sequence ATGCGTTTCAACCATTTGGACCTCAACCTCCTGGTGGCGCTTGATGTGTTACTGGAAGAACAGAACATCACCCGCGCCGCTGAACGCCTGCACATGACCCAATCCGCCACCAGCGGGGTACTGGGCAGGCTACGTGCCTATTTCGAAGATGAATTGCTGGCGCAGGTCGGGCGCAAGATGCAGCCCACGCCTTATGCCCGTGAACTGGCGGCGCCCGTACGGGAGATATTGCTGACGATCCAGTCCTCAATCACCGCCAAACCAGTGTTCGACCCCGCCACCAGCAAGCGCCATTTCCGCCTGATTACTTCGGACTACCTGATCAGTGTCCTGTTTGCCCGGGTAATTCAGAAGATCTACCTGGAAGCCCCGCACATTACTTTCGAACTGCTTGGCCCCGGCGACACGTCCACCGAGCTGCTGATGCGCGGCGAAGCCGACATGATGATCGTGCCTGAGCGCTACCTCATCGATGGCCACCCATCGCAGCTATTGTTCGAAGAAGAGCACGTTTGTGTTGTATGGGACGGCAACACCCAAGTGGGCGATAGCATCACGCTCGATCAGTACATCGAGATGGGCCACGTATCGGTGATTTTTGGCCGTAACCGGCAACTGAGCGTCGAAGAATGGCTGATGAGCCAGTACGGCTTCACGCGTCGCATGGAAGTCGTCACCCACGACTTCAACACCTTGCCGCAGTTGATCGTCGGCACCCAACGTGTCGCCACCATGCTCCAGCGCATGGCCGAGCTCTATGCCAACTACCTGCCGCTGCGCATCCTGCAGCCACCGGTGAAAATCCCGGTCATGCGTGAGTTCATGCTCTGGCACCGCACCATGGATGGGGACCCGATGCATCGTTGGCTGCGGGCGAAAATCAGTCAGATCATCAACGAGCTGGAGCAATAG
- a CDS encoding VOC family protein: MNIIGLDALVFGVDDIQACTHCLRDYGLQPVDVDSEGGRFEALDGTAVIIRRADDASLPAAIGPAPSIRETIYGVASAADLEAIADELGRDRPVTRGANGSVHSVDDMGFAVGFQISVRRPYSAPADLTNAPGHVAQRPVNQPGVNPDMQALPRTLSHVVYFVPDAVKAEAFYKRLGFVTTDTFVGAGPFMRPAGSDDHHCLFMIQTPPHMKGCEHFTFHMGSGTEVLLAGRRFEQNGWASFWGPGRHLFGSNWFWYFNSPLGCHIEYDADMDKHDDAWQARQAPLSADNSQLFLFTSREKWFPSGPPPKQA; encoded by the coding sequence ATGAACATCATCGGCCTTGATGCCTTGGTTTTTGGCGTCGACGACATCCAAGCCTGTACCCATTGCCTGCGTGACTACGGCCTGCAACCTGTCGATGTCGACAGCGAGGGCGGCCGTTTTGAAGCCCTCGACGGCACTGCGGTGATTATCCGTCGTGCTGACGATGCCAGCCTGCCGGCGGCCATCGGGCCTGCGCCCTCGATTCGTGAAACCATTTATGGCGTGGCCAGCGCGGCTGACCTTGAGGCCATCGCCGACGAGCTGGGGCGTGATCGCCCGGTAACCCGCGGTGCCAACGGCTCGGTGCACAGCGTTGACGACATGGGGTTTGCCGTTGGTTTCCAGATCAGCGTCCGCCGTCCATACAGTGCGCCCGCCGACCTGACCAACGCGCCGGGCCATGTCGCCCAGCGCCCGGTCAACCAACCTGGCGTCAATCCCGATATGCAGGCGCTGCCGCGTACCCTTTCCCATGTGGTGTATTTCGTGCCGGATGCGGTCAAGGCCGAAGCCTTCTACAAGCGCCTGGGCTTCGTGACCACCGACACCTTTGTCGGCGCCGGTCCGTTCATGCGCCCGGCGGGTTCCGATGATCACCATTGCCTGTTCATGATCCAGACGCCACCGCATATGAAAGGCTGCGAGCACTTCACTTTCCACATGGGCAGCGGCACGGAAGTGCTACTGGCCGGGCGACGCTTCGAGCAGAACGGCTGGGCCAGCTTCTGGGGGCCGGGCCGTCACCTCTTTGGCTCCAACTGGTTCTGGTATTTCAACAGCCCGTTGGGTTGCCACATCGAATACGACGCCGACATGGACAAGCACGATGATGCCTGGCAAGCACGCCAGGCGCCGTTGTCGGCGGATAACTCGCAGCTGTTCCTGTTCACGTCCAGGGAAAAATGGTTTCCGAGCGGTCCGCCGCCCAAGCAGGCGTGA
- a CDS encoding Rieske (2Fe-2S) protein gives MSHAAIALCRLDELLEGQARGFDPLGAGKDSVFALRHRGEVRVYRNSCPHLDVSLEYRKDRFLSADGSQIVCYAHGARFLPDSGLCVYGPCLGERLGALQWKVEADWLVLEAGQLEAFGPSLTYRGF, from the coding sequence ATGAGCCATGCCGCCATTGCTCTGTGCCGCCTGGATGAACTGCTCGAAGGGCAGGCCCGTGGATTCGATCCGCTGGGTGCGGGAAAGGACAGCGTCTTCGCCCTGCGTCACCGCGGTGAGGTGCGGGTTTATCGCAACAGCTGCCCGCATCTGGACGTGTCCCTGGAGTATCGCAAGGACCGTTTTCTCAGCGCCGACGGTAGCCAGATCGTCTGTTACGCCCACGGTGCCCGGTTCCTTCCGGACAGTGGCCTGTGCGTCTACGGACCGTGCCTGGGGGAGCGCTTGGGCGCTCTGCAATGGAAGGTCGAGGCCGATTGGCTGGTGCTCGAAGCGGGTCAGTTGGAGGCATTTGGACCGTCATTAACGTATCGCGGTTTCTGA
- a CDS encoding FAD-dependent oxidoreductase, producing the protein MNPVKKVLIVGGGIGGLCAAIALRRQGIDVELVELKAQWTVYGVGIIQQSNVVREMAKLGVLDGYLDAACAFEDVTISNTAGEQLARFPGQRLAGSEYPANVGISRLALHQVLSETTIALGASIRLGLSVQTLEQAGEGVDVLFTDGSRGRYDLVVGADGLYSHLRDLLFGEQYQPRFTGQSVWRYNFPRAPGIDHLATFQGPAGNAGLVPLGHDQMYLFVTSHEPGNPRMDACTLASEMRQRLSGFTGLIGELREQIKNNDLVVYKPLEVVFVNEPWYRGRVVLIGDAVHATTPHLGQGAGMAIEDAVVLGEELVAGGSVEQQLERFMARRYERCKFISESSVLAGDKEMDHDRSFDRIGLVRRMLEVTAEPI; encoded by the coding sequence ATGAACCCAGTGAAGAAGGTGCTTATTGTCGGCGGTGGTATCGGTGGTCTGTGTGCCGCAATCGCATTGCGCCGCCAGGGCATCGACGTCGAGCTTGTCGAACTCAAGGCGCAGTGGACCGTCTATGGCGTCGGCATCATCCAGCAGAGTAACGTCGTGCGTGAGATGGCCAAGCTGGGTGTGCTGGACGGCTACCTGGATGCCGCCTGCGCATTCGAGGATGTGACCATCTCCAACACCGCCGGGGAGCAACTGGCGCGCTTTCCAGGCCAGCGCCTGGCTGGCTCCGAGTATCCCGCCAACGTCGGCATCTCGCGTCTGGCCCTGCATCAAGTCCTCAGCGAAACCACGATTGCCCTGGGCGCCTCGATTCGCCTGGGCCTGAGCGTACAAACGCTGGAGCAGGCGGGCGAGGGCGTCGACGTGCTGTTCACCGATGGCAGTCGCGGCCGTTACGACCTGGTCGTGGGGGCTGATGGCCTGTACTCCCATCTGCGCGATTTGTTGTTCGGCGAGCAATACCAGCCGCGATTCACCGGTCAATCGGTGTGGCGCTACAACTTTCCACGTGCCCCTGGCATCGATCACCTGGCCACCTTCCAGGGACCCGCCGGCAATGCCGGGCTGGTGCCGCTGGGGCACGACCAGATGTACCTGTTCGTGACCTCCCATGAGCCCGGTAACCCGAGGATGGATGCCTGCACCCTGGCGTCTGAGATGCGCCAGCGCCTGAGCGGTTTCACCGGCCTGATTGGCGAACTGCGCGAGCAGATCAAAAACAACGACCTGGTCGTCTACAAGCCGCTGGAAGTGGTGTTCGTCAACGAGCCCTGGTACCGCGGTCGTGTCGTGCTGATCGGCGATGCGGTGCACGCCACCACCCCGCACCTGGGGCAGGGCGCTGGCATGGCCATTGAAGACGCCGTCGTGCTGGGCGAGGAGCTGGTCGCCGGAGGCAGCGTCGAACAGCAGCTCGAACGCTTTATGGCGCGCCGTTATGAGCGCTGCAAATTCATCAGCGAAAGCTCGGTACTGGCCGGTGACAAGGAAATGGACCACGACCGTAGCTTCGACCGGATCGGCCTGGTCAGGCGGATGCTCGAGGTCACGGCAGAGCCCATTTGA
- a CDS encoding DUF1302 domain-containing protein, whose protein sequence is MATRKLAASRRVPFTLTLAASLGLGASAAQAFQIDTGSPDLSLRWDNTLKYSSAWRLKDSSSKLSQGQTAQNQNDGDNNFGKGLISNRLDILSELDIGYHDFGARLSGAAWYDTVYQDRNDNNDAASANQRSVGFDEFTSDTRHLHGGDGELLDAFVYWNGELADRAMSVRAGRHGLIWGESLFFGGNGIAGAMAPVDVVKAQSVPNTQFKEITRPVNQLSTTYQLTDDMSLGAFYQLEWEATRLPGAGSYFSTSDTIGEGNERLITGGPFPDFLGGNANSPAAFFHGKDKKARSSGQGGLQLKYNTGTTDYGLYALQYHEKTPSLYLKPNATGPNFSTGQIGEYSWVYPEDIRVLGASFATSVDEYSFAGEASMRWNMPLVSNAQTVLPGVDADNNDDALYAVGRTAHVNLNVLASLGPSFVANEASLVGEVAWNRLLAVTKNRAALDPNATDDGLGLKLVYTPTYRQFFPGVDLSVPVGISYFPMGKSAVISGFGPDRGGDMNIGVSATYLDQVTVGLTYTHFYGPEDTSLNAANQFNFKQSLKDRDYLAFSVKSTF, encoded by the coding sequence ATGGCTACTCGCAAGCTCGCTGCCTCGCGGCGCGTCCCCTTCACCCTGACCCTTGCGGCCAGCCTGGGGCTTGGCGCTTCGGCTGCCCAGGCGTTTCAGATCGATACCGGCAGTCCGGATCTCAGCTTGCGTTGGGACAATACGCTCAAGTACAGCTCGGCCTGGCGCCTGAAGGACTCCAGCAGCAAGCTCAGCCAGGGGCAGACGGCGCAGAACCAGAATGACGGCGATAACAACTTTGGAAAAGGGCTGATCTCCAATCGCCTGGACATTCTTTCCGAACTGGACATCGGCTATCACGACTTTGGCGCTCGCCTGAGCGGTGCGGCCTGGTATGACACCGTGTACCAGGACCGCAACGACAATAACGACGCAGCCAGTGCCAACCAGCGTTCGGTCGGCTTCGACGAGTTCACCAGCGACACGCGTCACCTGCATGGCGGCGATGGCGAACTGCTGGATGCGTTTGTCTACTGGAACGGTGAACTGGCCGACCGTGCGATGTCAGTTCGTGCGGGGCGTCACGGTCTGATCTGGGGTGAGAGCCTGTTCTTTGGCGGCAACGGCATTGCCGGGGCCATGGCGCCGGTGGACGTGGTCAAGGCGCAATCGGTGCCCAACACCCAGTTCAAGGAAATCACCCGGCCGGTCAACCAGCTTTCGACCACTTACCAACTGACCGATGATATGTCATTGGGGGCCTTCTACCAGTTGGAGTGGGAAGCTACCCGTTTACCCGGCGCCGGCAGCTACTTTTCCACCAGCGATACCATTGGCGAAGGCAATGAACGGCTGATCACTGGCGGGCCATTTCCGGATTTCCTAGGCGGTAATGCCAACAGCCCGGCGGCGTTTTTCCACGGCAAGGACAAGAAAGCCAGGAGCTCCGGCCAGGGCGGCCTGCAGCTCAAGTACAACACCGGGACGACGGATTACGGCCTGTACGCGCTCCAATATCACGAGAAAACGCCCTCGTTGTATTTGAAGCCGAATGCCACCGGACCGAACTTCAGTACCGGGCAAATCGGCGAATATTCCTGGGTTTACCCGGAAGACATCCGTGTCCTGGGTGCCAGTTTCGCGACTTCCGTGGACGAGTACAGCTTTGCCGGTGAGGCGTCCATGCGCTGGAACATGCCGCTGGTGTCCAACGCCCAGACCGTCCTGCCGGGCGTCGACGCGGACAACAATGATGACGCTTTGTACGCCGTTGGCCGGACGGCCCACGTCAACCTCAATGTCCTGGCATCGCTGGGCCCTTCCTTCGTCGCCAATGAAGCCAGCCTGGTAGGGGAAGTCGCCTGGAATCGCCTGCTGGCAGTGACCAAAAATCGCGCCGCTCTCGACCCTAACGCCACCGATGACGGCCTGGGCTTGAAGCTGGTGTACACGCCCACCTATCGCCAGTTCTTCCCTGGCGTGGATCTCAGCGTTCCGGTGGGCATCAGCTATTTCCCCATGGGCAAGTCGGCGGTGATCAGCGGGTTCGGCCCCGATAGAGGAGGGGACATGAACATCGGCGTCTCCGCCACGTACCTGGACCAAGTGACCGTGGGACTGACCTACACCCACTTCTATGGTCCCGAGGACACCAGCCTCAACGCCGCCAACCAGTTCAACTTCAAGCAGTCGCTGAAAGACCGGGATTACCTGGCTTTCTCCGTCAAGTCCACGTTCTAA
- a CDS encoding DUF1329 domain-containing protein: MTIQFTLKALCLTLLAAAAPMALAASAEQAAALGKTLTPFGAEKAGNADGSIPAWDGGYTKADPGYVPGGKRGDPFAADKPLYSITAQNLAKYADKLSDGTKELFKRFPETYRIDVYPTRRTAAAPQWVYDNTLKNATRAKLVNSSAGLIPDGAYGGIPFPIPQNGTEAIWNHLLNWRGTSVAAHFRHYLMTADGNQVMTSDGLLTQEMPYYFEEGGPENYSGDYWQVHFVNSGPAIRAGEQILGRENINGDKSQAHVYLSGQRRVRTLPNACCDTPTPSTAGVMSFDELFVWQGRTDRFDWKLVGKQEMYVPYNTNKVQAAAQPQDLFAKHHLNPDYVRWELHRVWVVESTLAAGKRHQLPKGRYYLDEDTWQALLGDRWDASGQLAKTLWSLPSVLPDLPGLVQLSAGFYDLTSGAWFIQNVYAGLPDQYHAVDRYKASEFSPAAMAGRGVR; this comes from the coding sequence ATGACCATTCAGTTCACTCTAAAGGCCTTGTGCTTAACCCTGCTGGCCGCCGCCGCGCCGATGGCCCTGGCCGCCAGCGCCGAACAAGCGGCCGCGCTGGGCAAGACCTTGACGCCCTTCGGCGCGGAGAAGGCGGGCAATGCCGACGGCAGCATTCCGGCTTGGGACGGTGGCTACACCAAGGCCGATCCAGGCTACGTCCCGGGCGGCAAGCGTGGCGATCCGTTTGCCGCGGACAAGCCGTTGTATAGCATCACCGCCCAGAACCTGGCCAAGTACGCCGACAAGCTCAGCGACGGCACCAAGGAGCTGTTCAAGCGTTTCCCGGAGACCTACCGCATCGATGTCTATCCGACCCGGCGCACGGCGGCCGCACCGCAGTGGGTCTATGACAATACGCTCAAGAATGCGACCCGCGCCAAACTGGTCAACAGCAGCGCCGGCCTGATCCCCGACGGGGCCTATGGCGGGATCCCGTTTCCGATTCCACAGAACGGTACCGAAGCCATTTGGAACCACTTGCTGAACTGGCGCGGCACCTCGGTGGCGGCGCATTTTCGCCACTATCTGATGACGGCCGACGGCAACCAGGTGATGACCAGCGACGGCCTGTTGACCCAGGAGATGCCCTACTACTTCGAGGAGGGCGGCCCTGAAAACTACTCGGGCGACTACTGGCAGGTGCACTTTGTCAATTCCGGCCCGGCGATTCGTGCCGGCGAGCAGATCCTGGGCCGTGAGAACATCAACGGTGACAAATCCCAGGCCCACGTCTATTTGAGCGGCCAGCGCCGGGTGCGCACGCTGCCCAACGCTTGCTGCGATACCCCTACGCCGTCCACTGCCGGGGTCATGTCCTTCGACGAACTGTTCGTGTGGCAGGGACGTACGGACCGGTTCGACTGGAAACTGGTGGGCAAGCAGGAAATGTATGTTCCCTACAACACCAACAAGGTGCAGGCGGCCGCTCAGCCGCAAGACCTGTTCGCCAAGCACCATCTGAATCCTGACTACGTGCGATGGGAGTTGCACCGCGTCTGGGTAGTCGAGTCGACGTTGGCCGCCGGCAAGCGTCACCAGTTGCCCAAAGGCCGCTACTACCTCGACGAAGACACGTGGCAAGCCCTGCTCGGCGACCGCTGGGACGCCAGCGGCCAACTGGCCAAGACCCTCTGGTCCCTGCCTTCCGTATTGCCCGACCTGCCAGGCCTGGTGCAGCTGTCGGCCGGTTTTTATGACCTGACTTCGGGGGCATGGTTTATCCAGAACGTCTACGCCGGATTGCCGGACCAGTATCACGCGGTCGATCGCTACAAGGCCTCCGAGTTCTCGCCAGCGGCGATGGCCGGGCGCGGCGTGCGTTGA
- a CDS encoding YCF48-related protein, with amino-acid sequence MNRISQAGALLLALYLPFATSECLAGANTVGAPLNTPAMVVPAAQKSVLLDLARAGTRVVAVGERGLVLLSDDNGQSWRQASVPVSVSLTAVQFVDAQKGWAVGHSGVVLATRDGGEHWTLQLDGVRAAQLELDAARADQATAANPDDALARVQTAERVVAEGADKPFLALDFIDAQHGLIVGAYGLALWTADGGATWQSRMGHIANPNGMHLYAISHQGTRWFLAGEQGYLARSDDDAVSFSQLQSPYEGSFFTLQTRADGALLAGGLRGNAFISKDGGDSFQRLSVLMPISFNDATRLADGEVLLVNQSGALFRNGEQTGEALLPLGEPLGKPVSSLIEAADGSLIVAGFTGLQRIAQPSTAASE; translated from the coding sequence ATGAACAGAATCAGTCAGGCGGGCGCTTTGCTCTTGGCCTTGTATTTGCCCTTCGCCACGAGCGAGTGCCTGGCAGGGGCAAACACCGTGGGCGCGCCGCTGAACACCCCGGCCATGGTGGTGCCGGCTGCGCAGAAGAGCGTATTACTCGATCTGGCGCGGGCCGGCACACGTGTGGTGGCCGTAGGCGAGCGTGGCCTGGTGCTGCTTTCCGATGACAACGGGCAAAGCTGGCGTCAGGCATCGGTGCCGGTATCGGTCAGCCTGACGGCGGTGCAGTTCGTTGACGCGCAAAAGGGATGGGCTGTCGGTCACTCCGGTGTGGTATTGGCCACTCGCGATGGTGGCGAGCACTGGACGCTGCAACTCGACGGTGTACGCGCGGCACAGCTTGAACTGGATGCAGCCAGGGCCGACCAGGCCACGGCGGCCAACCCGGATGACGCATTGGCACGTGTACAAACGGCCGAACGGGTCGTCGCCGAGGGCGCGGACAAGCCCTTTCTGGCACTGGACTTCATTGATGCACAACACGGGCTGATCGTGGGGGCCTACGGGCTGGCGCTGTGGACCGCCGATGGCGGTGCGACCTGGCAATCGCGGATGGGTCACATCGCCAACCCGAACGGGATGCACCTGTACGCCATCAGTCACCAGGGGACACGTTGGTTCCTCGCTGGCGAGCAGGGTTACCTGGCGCGCTCGGATGACGACGCGGTTTCGTTCAGTCAGTTGCAAAGCCCTTACGAAGGCAGTTTCTTCACCCTGCAAACCCGCGCCGATGGCGCCCTGTTGGCGGGCGGCCTGAGGGGCAACGCTTTTATCTCCAAGGATGGTGGCGACAGCTTCCAACGCCTGTCAGTCCTCATGCCGATTTCATTCAACGATGCCACCCGCCTGGCCGACGGCGAGGTGCTGCTGGTCAACCAAAGCGGTGCGCTGTTTCGCAACGGCGAACAGACCGGGGAGGCGCTGCTGCCACTCGGTGAGCCCTTGGGCAAGCCTGTTTCAAGTCTGATCGAGGCAGCCGATGGCAGCCTGATCGTCGCCGGTTTCACTGGGCTGCAGCGTATTGCGCAGCCATCCACTGCCGCTTCGGAGTGA